The Anopheles maculipalpis chromosome 3RL, idAnoMacuDA_375_x, whole genome shotgun sequence genomic sequence ggCCTTAGACAATTAGCAAGTGCGATGAAAATGGCGTTAGATaagaattttgtgttttgtttctcatcTTTCACTCTACGCAGTATAAATtgttcaaaatcaaattacaGAGATAATCTGGATGCTGCCTTGTCACGAGAGCTAGAGTTAGCTAGTGAATGTTCCTAGATTTTCTGGTTGCTTGCATCTCGCGTTATAGTTTCAACGAGTTCATCTACTCAACAATATAGATAAGCACAATCTAATGACAAAAATCTGGTGGTTTGTAGTATTTCCCGTTTATGGTGACAATGCTGATAAGGGAATTCAAATTTTcccgcacgcacacacatatgctTACAGGATAATAACGTATGGTATAAACGAGTGTAACTTTTTCGTCGTCATAGTAGGCCTCAGCAATGAAAGCAGtacaatttattcatttgGCTTTATTAGTCCTTTAAAGTTTATTCCACTCATTAACAGCAgtatataaaaagaaaaccaaattaactagttttaatttcttcgtcTACAGAATCTGATCCAAATCGTCGTCCACCGACGCACCTTTTGTTCGGTACGGGTCACACGGAATCTTCCGTCGTTTAAACATTTGGACTAGTGCTTCTCTAccatctatctctctctcccgtAAAGAGGTTTAGGACAAAACAACTGTCAAAATGCATCGCGCAAGAACAGCTCTCCATATGGTGAACCCGATGGGTCAGCAGAATTTCGGAGCATTTCTGCTGAAGAAACCAGCGTCGAAGGTAATATTGTTGAGGTGGCGCTGTCGCATCAATGAGAATTGTTTAAATAACGTTTAtaatgttctttttctttagctGACCACGGAACTGGTTGCCGCTTCGTCCGTGAAGCTTTACAACTCCGCTGCAGCCGAACCGTTCCTGAATGGTTCTTCGTCAAACTACATTGACGATATGTATAATGCATGGCTGCGGGATCCAGCTTCCGTGCACGCGGTACGATTGAAtgcttcctctctctctctcacctgCTGTTTGTATTGGTATTCAAACTAATTAAACATCTTTCAATTACATTTTAGTCCTGGGATGCATATTTCCGCAACAACTCGTACGCCGCACCACCGAGCTTAGCTCCGGTACCGAAGAACCATGTACCCGCCGCACAGTACCTCGGCAGCTCGCTGCCAGCCGTGGCCGGCGGAGGCGTCGCCgtcggtggacgtatcgacGATAAGCTGATCGATGATCATCTTGCCGTGCAAGCCATCATTCGTAGCTATCAGGTAACGCTAACTATTCACCGTTATCCCTTCGCCCCTAGCCCTCATCCCGGCCATGATCCGTGTCAGAATCCAGAATTCAgactatttaaaaaagaaatcatccaATCGTTTATACCATAAAATTCCCACAATATCCTctcacttttttctctctctcgtgtGTCATACGTCCTCCCTAGACCCTTCCAATGGTTTCTCGTTGACCCCTGTTTACCGCGATTTCCCAGTTTTATTCCTGCGTCCAGTTAAACTGTTATTAAAAGTAGTACCTCTGTATACCCCTCCTTCCGATGGCTTTGGAAAGCAATTTCTAATTGGTTCCAAAAAAACCCCAATAGTTATTTGCTAAATAATGGGCTCTAAACGTTACACAAATGATGAATGTTATTTAGTAATTTTAGTTTCATATcagtttgctttattttgccaGTCTTCGGAAGgacacgtttttgttttctgtctaAATATAGTTACTGCTCCTaaacaaatgataaattaTCTAACTTAAAAATTCTGTTTTGCtcgaaatttatttttgcggGATCTATATGTAACTGTGATtcagtttatttgttttgcatgaCATTGTTCACgttagttatttttttgctctgtaaagttttttttttacaaatgaaATGGTCCAAAATATCTACTGCAAGTCTGAATAGAGAAACATAACGTAAACATGTCTTTCCTCAGATTAGAAGCAAAGATTACAAGCGGCGTAATATTCTCAATATTGCTCACACACATATTTACTCAAGCAAAATACGAAAGatgtttttataataattcttaaggcaaaaacaaaaaaaaacattcagcaTTCTTCAAAGGGTATTTTAACAAACACATCTGCCTGTAGAATTGGGTGTAACATGAAGGATAATAGTATTCGCTCGACTTATCTCGCGACTCCCAGAAAAATGTGTCCATGCTTGAAACTTAAGGAAAAAGTAGAAATTTGTCTTGCCATCACTTATTaatacgaagaaaaaaagccctcTCACTTCGAACAAACCACACATATCGAATTAAACGCATTAACATATTCTATATATTTaatcaccaacaacaacaaaaaaaaccttcatcgAAACAACTACTTACCCGCCCCCTCTGCAGTCCCGTGGGCACCTGGTTGCGGACATTGATCCGTTGGGCATTCTGAATGCCGAAATCAACCCGGAGAGAGCGAATCTGCGTGCGAATGAAAAAGTAACCCGCAGTTATATGAACTTCGGTAAATTTAAACGCCTTTACTCTCTTTACTCTTTATTATCTTATCTGCCTAATATATAATACCCTAACTGTAACAGTTAGCTTCGCCTTCTAATACTCAACTTGCATCTAGTGTTTAAGCTGCTGTTTAAGAAACAATGATTATTTAACCACTTTTGTCCACTGATATGGATTGAGATTCGGATGATGCAGTGAGGAAAGGATGATTTTCTTTAGGGCGGTTGCAATCatgatgaaatttaaatgccATTTTTCTTATTAGATAGattaaatttatacaaaaaggTTTCAAAAAGCTGTTTGATGTTGTGTAGCGTTAAGGGGTtagaaaataacaacattacTGGGATAAGCAAACTCtaagtaacaacaaaaaattctaCCGACAAATGTACTTGGGCGGCCAACCACTAACCTGCTAATAATTGTGCGAGTGATGTATTATCCTGTATAATTTTGTGAGCGTATTACAATCTGCGATGGTATTATAATTGCTGGGACACTTTAAAGtcgatttttttaagttgaaatattcataattaatATTCAGTAGTTCATATTAGTAAAGGTTTGTGTCCTTGCCAATGTGTTCCAGCTTAAGTAATTCATCGTGGATTTTTCtttacgatttaaaaaaaaaatcatttatgtttcatgtgtgtgcgtttttgtatactttgtgctgttttattttttgtttgtgttgctgctaAATGTCTGTAAAATTGCCGCTTTCCGTTGCAACTATATTTAAGTTATGTAAATCCTCCCGTTGTAAAACATTTCCCACATATCCTTTCCCTGGTCGAGAAAATCTTCCTTTTCGCGGCCCTTTCGCGTAAAAATCGTCATAAAAGTTCAACGATAATTTTACATTCTCCCGAAATGTTGTACAACTTGAATCTTTAATAATTCTATCTTTTTCTAGCACATGCGCAAATTTGACtgatttttgcctttttttcttcattccatccttttttctctctctctcttttataATGTTGTGCGACACTGGGTGGTTTttgtatattaaaaaaaaacaaacaccgaattctttaaaaaaatgtccaaaatTGATTTCACCAACGAATTCCATTTCCCATGTCACATCGCCACACCGCAACACGCGTCTGTGATTTTTGTCAATTGTAATCATATTTTTACCTACGCCAAACCAACAACTTAACAACAAATGCTCCGCTacgattttcttttatctaacaaaacttcaaaaattttctaCTTTCTGtgcaccgccaccaccactttGCTACGTGTGTAATTTGATGGTCAACAATTGCAAATCCACCAAACCCACGGCATAATCTGACCACCACACCAAATTACGGGTCCTCTGTGGGCATTCACATTGtgtggtgtgcgtgcgtgtatgtcttcatgcgtgtttgtgtgtgtgccgtgtgcgtgtgtctatATGTGACTCTGTGTAATAATGTATAGATCAGAGGGCATAATGTGGCCCGTCTTGACCCGCTCGGCATCAATAGTGCAGACCTGGACGATAAAACTCCACCAGAGTTGCTGTACTCGTCCTACCGTTTTGGTGAGTATCGATCGGATCGTCACGGAAGACTGtatgtgtaaatgtgtgtaGAGCCGTAAGCCACCACCAAGATGCCACCACCCTACTACTTACTCTCCTGCTACTCACGCGTGTATTAGGGCGGTAGAATTCATCCCACACATCTGTCACGCCACTCTGTCGACATCACTGTACTTCTTCTgaagttttgtgtttcttttttatttaaaagaataaaattggTTCCATGATTTGCTCTATTGCTAGTTATTCACCTTACATGATAGGACATCGAGGAAACATTTCATTACCGATCATGCTCCGGCCATGGTttgaggaaacaaaaacatgctcTTTACCATCgcattttcttcctcttcatttCATACGTATCTTTCCGTAGCCATAATTCATGCTACATTTCAAGTATGATCCTTGTACGGTTTTGTGTGTCCTATCTTTAAAAATCCGCCCCTAGCTTGAGCCGTACCCTACGAGCCAGCATCCAAACtgaaaatcttttttgtgAATGTGAAATTGCTCTaagaaaaccacaaaaaacgagaaaacatTCAATTATATTTGATTTCTGAttctgtttccttttcttctttgaatgcatttattttttcccctcattCACTTCTCTCTTCATTCGATGTTCGTTTTCCGTTTGAGCATTTCCGTTCTGTGCACTTTTCATTTCCACGATCAATAAATAGTACACCAAAGGATCTTGGAGTGTGTAAGCAATGAAGATCGTCAACTGCTGATGGGGATGAGTAAGGAAGAACACCAaccaaataaatgcaaaacgaCAATACGCACAATGTAGAGCATGTTGCTCTCTGCCTTTACTTAAAGAATGCAATCACTTTACTTGCCAATGCTTTTACATACTTTGTACATTTTATAGAAtcgttttcccttcttttttgtgtatacttttagtttttggtttgttttatttatgtatgcttttttccattgttttgttCCCCTTGCAACACCAGACTACAACAAAAACGCTACTACGATAAAGGCATTTGCTTTTCTCTGTatatttgcttcattgcttttttttttactattttaacCAACCAGCATACTAACACAACGCTACAACCTTTCTTCGCGTGCTTTTGTGTACAAACTGACACAATACGTACAAATTTGTATGCACAATGCACATTGTATTTGGGTTCTTTTCTCACTTCCTATGATATATTTCTCTCTACTTTCTTTCTATCAAACTTCTTTCCGTTTTGTGCACCGCTTGGGAATGTAGTAAGAAATGCAGTTTGCCTCTTTTTATTCCCCACTATATGTGTTGGTAACAAGCAAGTTTAACGCAAATGCAGGGAAGCGTTTTATGTGTCTATTGAACTTTAAATTCTCTAAAACTTGTACACAAATATTGCGAAACATAACCTTCCTTTTCGtggtaatttttttctttgtattttttattcgcATTAAGCTAGagttcttttctttcgctaACAAATCATGATCGGCTGTCAATCATTCAAACAACagaacacaataaaaataagttaTCCGAATTTCAATCTTATTTTTCTCTGCAATTCTCCTTTTGCTTaccataaaataattatctttctgatgatttttaGCTAACGTTTTGCTATGGAACTTGATCAATAGTTCTTAAGCAACATTTTAATTCTTCTCATCAGGACAGTAGAATAGATCAaacgtaatttaaaaaaaaacgctcaagcataCCGATCAGCGCCATTTTGAATTAAGGGTTGCCATaagttatatttattttccatcttcGACTGATATCAATATGAAATACTTAAACACAACATTTCAAAATCGTTTAAGATATCTTTCATTTTATCCTTAAGGATAACGGGAAGATAATAGCAAACCATctaagaattatttttgagatttctccgGCCCTTTTGAAATTAACTTATTCTGATTTTTAGCGAACAAAGGAGTtctataagatttttttttgtacattccCTGCCAGTGTTCTCTCTCATAATGATATTGATTGAGTGGAAATATAGATTCCTCAAAGATAGTAAAGAAATTATACTTTCTTAGACATACAACAAATATAATTCCTCTAAAGTTCAACAATTCTCTCAGGTCTCAACCTACAATCTTTATAAAAACACGATTCTCAAGCATATAGAAAATCCTAGGTTGAATGTTCGAGGGATCCAATTTTGGTGTTGTATTGATAATTCTCTCCTTGATGCAATCAAAACCataaagctattttttttttcttcgtttatttGAAGAGGCGTTGAAACTCTGAGGCTTTGGCTTTTAAAATATGGCAACCCTATTCTAAACCAAGTTAAACATGTTGATGTATTTCATTCGATCGCTCGcaaaaaccaagaaaaagcgtTGTTCGGTTTGCTTTTGGTGTGTGGTATTTGTGTGACAATTACAATAAGCACAGAAactgaaaaaatcaaatttcttacacatttaaatattcttaTCCACAATTTATATGGCTCTCCTGAAATGTGTTCGGCCAAACAGAGGAAGCCGACATGGAACGCGTCTTCAAGCTGCCGAGCACAACGTTCATCGGTGGTAAGGAAAAGTTCCTGCCGCTGCGTGAAATTCTGGGCCGACTGGAGAAGGCGTACTGCAACAAAATCGGCGTCGAGTTCATGTTCATCAACTCGCTCGAACAGTGTAATTGGATCCGCGAACGCTTCGAAACGCCCAACATCATGACGTACACGAACGACGAGAAACGACTCATTCTGGCCCGCCTAACGCGCGCCACCGGATTCGAAGCATTCTTGGCGAAGAAATTCTCGTCAGAAAAGCGTTTCGGTCTGGAGGGTTGCGAGATCATGATACCCGCGATGAAGGAGGTAATTGATGTGTCGACGCGTCTGGGCGTTGAGTCGATCATCATGGGTATGCCGCATCGTGGTCGTTTGAACGTGCTGGCCAACGTGTGCCGTAAGCCGCTGCACCAGATCTTTACGCAGTTTGCCGGTTTGGAAGCGGCCGATGATGTATGTCTGAAAAGCTGAGTTGCGCCTTTGTGGACATTGGCAGTGATAATTTGATTTCTGTTCTTCTCTCCATAGGGTTCTGGTGACGTAAAATACCATCTCGGTACGTACATTGAGCGTCTCAATCGTGTGACGAACAAGAACATTCGTCTAGCCGTCGTCGCCAACCCGTCCCATCTGGAGGCGGTCGATCCGGTCGTCCAGGGTAAGACGCGTGCTGAACAGTTCTACCGCGGTGATGGTGAGGGCAAGAAGGTGATGTCGATCCTGCTGCACGGTGATGCCGCATTCTGCGGACAGGGTGTGGTGTTTGAGACGATGCATTTGTCCGACCTGCCGGACTACACCACGCACGGTACGATCCACATTGTGGTGAACAATCAGATTGGTTTCACAACCGATCCGCGTCATTCGCGTTCGTCGCCCTACTGTACGGACGTGGCACGCGTCGTCAATGCGCCAATCTTCCACGTGAACGGTGACGATCCGGAGGCGGTGATGCACGTGTGCAAGGTGGCTGCCGAGTGGCGTGCCACATTCCACAAGGACGTCATCATCGATATCGTGAGCTACCGTCGCAATGGACACAACGAAATCGATGAGCCAATGTTCACGCAACCGCTGATGTACAAAAAGATTCGCGGTACGAAGCCGGCACTCGATATCTACGCTAATCAGCTAATTAGCGAGGGAGTTGTGACGGCTGAGGAGGTTAAGAGCGTGAAGGACAAGTACGAGAAGATTTGCGAGGAAGCGTTCGAGCAGGCAAAGACCGAAACGCACATCAAGTACAAGGACTGGATCGATTCGCCATGGTCGGGCTTTTTCGAGGGCAAGGACCCACTGAAGGTCGCCCCGACCGGTGTAATTGAGGAGACGCTGGTACACATCGGTAATCGGTTCTCGTCGCCACCACCGAACGCTGCCGAATTCGTCATCCACAAGGGTTTGCTGCGTGTGCTGGCCGCTCGTAAGGaaatgttggaaaacaaaaccatcgatTGGGCTTTGGCCGAAGCGATGGCGTTCGGTTCGCTGCTGAAGGAAGGCATCCACGTGCGTCTGTCCGGACAGGACGTGGAGCGTGGTACTTTCTCGCATCGTCATCACGTCCTGCACCATCAGACGGTGGATAAGGCAACGTACAGGCCGCTGTGCCATCTGTACCCGGATCAGGCCCCGTACACGGTGTGCAATAGCTCGCTGTCCGAGTTTGGTGTGCTCGGATTTGAGTTGGGCTACTCGATGACCAACCCGAACGCGCTCGTCTGCTGGGAGGCTCAGTTTGGCGATTTCAACAACACCGCACAGTGCATTATTGATCAGTTCGTGTCGTCGGGCCAGGCAAAGTGGGTGCGCCAGAGTGGTTTGGTGATGCTGTTGCCGCACGGTATGGAGGGTATGGGACCGGAACATTCGTCGGCTCGTGTCGAACGATTCCTGCAGATGTGCTCGGACGATCCCGACTACTTCCCGCCAGAGTCGGACGAATTTGCCATCCGGCAACTGCACGACATTAACTGGATCGTGGCTAACTGTTCGACCCCGGGCAACTACTTCCACCTGTTGCGTCGCCAGATTGCGCTACCGTTCCGGAAGCCGCTGATCGTGCTGACGCCCAAGTCGCTGCTGCGTCATCCGGAGTGCAGAAGCAACTTCAGCGAAATGACGGACGGAACCGAATTCAAGCGGTAGGGTGTTACTGAACATTTTTGGTCCTTGGAAGCTGTTTGTACTAACGCGTTGCGGCGTTTATTTACAGATTGATACCCGACGCATTGACCGCCGAAAACCCGAACCAGGTTAAGCGTGTGATCTTCTGTACTGGCCGTGTGTACTACGATCTGCTGAAGGCCCGCCGTGACCGCAAGCTGGATAATGATATTGCGATCAGCCGTATCGAACAGGTTAGTGCAAGCGATGGGTAAATACTCATTTCTCCCGGAATCGGATAAGTCCGACATAAGTGACGTAGTCTTGTTGGAGGAAAACTTTATCTCTTGTCTTTATTTCTTCCAGATCTCGCCCTTCCCTTACGACCTGGTGAAGGCCGAGTGCGCCAAATATCCGAACGCCGAGCTGGTGTGGGCCCAAGAAGAGCACAAGAATCAAGGCTGCTGGACGTACGTGCAGCCACGCTTCGACACCGCGATCAACTCGACTCGTGATTTCAGGTGAGCAATCATTTCGTTGGCTATGAACTTGTGTACGGttacgttttattttctttgtgttCGTTGTTCATCCATCTGATCATCCTTGAACCAATAATTCACAGCCACACTACTGACACACAACACCAtacacaaattaaaaaaaaaaaacacaaaaactccTTTGGTTCGGATTCGTTGGGAAAAGGGTTTCTCCTATGCTCGCTCTATCACCCAGTGATGGCTGTTTTCCTTTCggacataaaacaaaaattcattgGCTGTAAGGCGACTAAAGCTAGATAGAATTTGTTAAGATGATGTCCCTCGTGGTATCTACTTCTACTTGCGGTTTGGTTGCAGCTCCTTCTTCACTAATTGGTTGAAAcaaatacactcacacacacatacactttacACAGGACATACATACTAAGCGATCGATTCACCAATTCCTTTTCCTCATGTCATTCCTCATATTTGTCCACGCTCATACCactatttaaatgttttagaCAAATACGTACAAAAAACAGAATCAAAACCTTCCTACTTGAATAGGTAAAAGGCATTTCGTTTCTTCCTTGCTGTGCACCTCCCCCTAGTACTGAACTGCTGTGCCACTTTTATTCCTATTTTTCTATCTCTTCACTgctcacaaaaaaatctttagatAAAGCGCACCCTAATTCTACACTAGATCTGCACAAACATTTCTCTCAGATCGTATCCGCATCCTTTGCGGCTTTCTAtctattttcttctcctatttCTATCACTACTTCGGTCTCCATCTGTCTGTTCTTCACTCTATTAATCTGTTCTTTATCGTATGCTAGTAGATTTTACGCACTTGTAGACCGATTCCGTAAtgtagtacacacacacacacatacgcgcgcaATTGGCTGTAACGAGATAAATGTGTAGATTCGAAATTGATTGTTCGTCGGTTGTGGGTTCGCAAATTCAAGTGACGGATGCACTGATATGCGGATAAGGTGCGCATTGGCTTATCGGATGAAAGATATCTTATAATTTGgcctttttgtaaaaaaaaagatcttaaATTTAGTACGGTGATGGGTGGTTTGAACCAGCTGATTAAATTCTACTACACATATGGTGTCCAATTTCTGAATCCTTAGCTGTACATATTAGAACCGCAACTTTATTTCATGGCGAACATTTTGGATTGTAACAGTTGTAGTCAAATATTGGGAACCATGGGATTACTTTTAAGACTTACGTTCCTCTatgattattcttcttctgttaTCCAATAAAAGTCACTCGAATCACATCAAATTCTCGAAAATATGCAATAATATAGCGCCATCTATTAGAAAAAAGCCATGAATTAGGTTGAAGTACTAATTAATTACACAATTTAAGGAGGTAGTGCACTTTGAACGCCAAATGGAGATCGATGGCTgcaaatgtatttttgttgccCCTATATTGGACAACACTTTTAAACGCTGGACATGATAAGAGTCCAAACCGTCGGAACTAGGAAGAATTTGGTGATATCTATCCGATAAATTTCATATCATCGTTTGTCTTCAgacaataaaacattaatgtaattgccatttttatataacattaattttttatacaattatcggaaaactgttttccgtcaaTTATACTTGATAGTTTTGAGTACCGACTCGGATTTGTTTCGCGCTTTGGAACTTACGAACGAACTATCTGTTGAATGCTTATAATAAaccgtttttttaaaatgctcttttaaaaactaaaaaagaaatttgtttttcttgcagaGTGTACTGCCCCTTAAAGCTAAAGCAATCAGAATATACACTTTCCATTACTgctgttttcgttttattgttCATTTAGCTCAATTTTATTAGATAATACCCTAGAGTTGTGTCTTCCTGTTTTAAGTATTGTTTTGCAATTACGATCaatcaataataatttatactgtttaattttaaatttaattacctGCTAATAATACACCTTATGAAAGCCCTAGTTttgatccttttttatttgtatgttttttttcgttttgtttgattaatgtTCGGTTTGAATAGCAGTGATTAATTCGTCCTTTTCTGTTATTTGATTAAACCATTCGTTGATTCTAATAACGTAAAGATTTAGTACTGTTATAGTTTGCAGTTTTTCGaaaggaatattttatttatttatatttgttaaAACCAAACAGTATAGTTGCAATTCGCTTTAATGAGCCAAGTTCACCTTAAAAATATGCGTAAGTGAAAGCAAAAGTCCTCTCTCCACCCTCTTTCACCCATTCACCcgttatcaaaaaaaaaacccaaaaatgcTTCacgatttaaacaaaattcgGACACAAGCCAAAAAGCAATCGACCAACACGAGGCCCGTCCCCGTCTTGTTCTTCATCTTGCAGCGTCGAGGGCGACGGAGCAGTAAATGAAGGTTACAAAGATGTGTTTGAAGCATACAAACCTAAAACCCGACCGCCGACCGCTGGCAACAACGAAACCCCCCGGCAGGACACCGCTACCTCAGCGCATTCGCCACCGGAGCGTCCAGCTGTCCTGTCCACTTCCAGCTCGTCCAAGTCCCAAAGTTCGTGGTTTAGTcgtttgtttgggtttggcAGTTCGGCAACTTCCGCCACCAATAGCGCCGCCGCCGCTGATGCCTCCGCCAGTTCGGCGCAAACCCAACCACATCAACAGACACAATCCTCTTCTTCATCCactaccactaccactactacatTCCCttcatccaccaccaccacctccactaACGATAACCGTAGCGAAAGTACCAATAAACATAACCACAACCCTCCTACTCATGCCCGTATTGACAGCGTGCAAGAAGAAAAGCTTGTGCAGCAGAAAACCGGCCAAGGATTCAATATCCCGCAAGGTACCTTTAACTCTCCGACGAGCGGTTCTGCGGCCAGCAAGGGTCGCAAAGTGCGAATCTCATCGCGACCACTTAGGTGAGGGgcctcaacaacaacaaaaaaaaccatacacaGACCAAAACTCTCCCTCTCTATTACTATCTCTAGCTCTAGATACTAAATACTATACCCCTAATAGTAAATAGTATTAAGTAGCCGCTGGCGCTGCATATGCAAGCGGGCGGCTACTGCTATGCTTGCTTATTGCTATTTAACGTGTCAACAGTTGCGC encodes the following:
- the LOC126561502 gene encoding 2-oxoglutarate dehydrogenase complex component E1 isoform X2, translating into MHRARTALHMVNPMGQQNFGAFLLKKPASKLTTELVAASSVKLYNSAAAEPFLNGSSSNYIDDMYNAWLRDPASVHASWDAYFRNNSYAAPPSLAPVPKNHVPAAQYLGSSLPAVAGGGVAVGGRIDDKLIDDHLAVQAIIRSYQSRGHLVADIDPLGILNAEINPERANLRANEKVTRSYMNFEEADMERVFKLPSTTFIGGKEKFLPLREILGRLEKAYCNKIGVEFMFINSLEQCNWIRERFETPNIMTYTNDEKRLILARLTRATGFEAFLAKKFSSEKRFGLEGCEIMIPAMKEVIDVSTRLGVESIIMGMPHRGRLNVLANVCRKPLHQIFTQFAGLEAADDGSGDVKYHLGTYIERLNRVTNKNIRLAVVANPSHLEAVDPVVQGKTRAEQFYRGDGEGKKVMSILLHGDAAFCGQGVVFETMHLSDLPDYTTHGTIHIVVNNQIGFTTDPRHSRSSPYCTDVARVVNAPIFHVNGDDPEAVMHVCKVAAEWRATFHKDVIIDIVSYRRNGHNEIDEPMFTQPLMYKKIRGTKPALDIYANQLISEGVVTAEEVKSVKDKYEKICEEAFEQAKTETHIKYKDWIDSPWSGFFEGKDPLKVAPTGVIEETLVHIGNRFSSPPPNAAEFVIHKGLLRVLAARKEMLENKTIDWALAEAMAFGSLLKEGIHVRLSGQDVERGTFSHRHHVLHHQTVDKATYRPLCHLYPDQAPYTVCNSSLSEFGVLGFELGYSMTNPNALVCWEAQFGDFNNTAQCIIDQFVSSGQAKWVRQSGLVMLLPHGMEGMGPEHSSARVERFLQMCSDDPDYFPPESDEFAIRQLHDINWIVANCSTPGNYFHLLRRQIALPFRKPLIVLTPKSLLRHPECRSNFSEMTDGTEFKRLIPDALTAENPNQVKRVIFCTGRVYYDLLKARRDRKLDNDIAISRIEQISPFPYDLVKAECAKYPNAELVWAQEEHKNQGCWTYVQPRFDTAINSTRDFSVQEEKLVQQKTGQGFNIPQGTFNSPTSGSAASKGRKVRISSRPLSYVGRPCGASTATGSKAQHLKELKNLLDDAMAL
- the LOC126561502 gene encoding 2-oxoglutarate dehydrogenase complex component E1 isoform X3; protein product: MHRARTALHMVNPMGQQNFGAFLLKKPASKLTTELVAASSVKLYNSAAAEPFLNGSSSNYIDDMYNAWLRDPASVHASWDAYFRNNSYAAPPSLAPVPKNHVPAAQYLGSSLPAVAGGGVAVGGRIDDKLIDDHLAVQAIIRSYQIRGHNVARLDPLGINSADLDDKTPPELLYSSYRFEEADMERVFKLPSTTFIGGKEKFLPLREILGRLEKAYCNKIGVEFMFINSLEQCNWIRERFETPNIMTYTNDEKRLILARLTRATGFEAFLAKKFSSEKRFGLEGCEIMIPAMKEVIDVSTRLGVESIIMGMPHRGRLNVLANVCRKPLHQIFTQFAGLEAADDGSGDVKYHLGTYIERLNRVTNKNIRLAVVANPSHLEAVDPVVQGKTRAEQFYRGDGEGKKVMSILLHGDAAFCGQGVVFETMHLSDLPDYTTHGTIHIVVNNQIGFTTDPRHSRSSPYCTDVARVVNAPIFHVNGDDPEAVMHVCKVAAEWRATFHKDVIIDIVSYRRNGHNEIDEPMFTQPLMYKKIRGTKPALDIYANQLISEGVVTAEEVKSVKDKYEKICEEAFEQAKTETHIKYKDWIDSPWSGFFEGKDPLKVAPTGVIEETLVHIGNRFSSPPPNAAEFVIHKGLLRVLAARKEMLENKTIDWALAEAMAFGSLLKEGIHVRLSGQDVERGTFSHRHHVLHHQTVDKATYRPLCHLYPDQAPYTVCNSSLSEFGVLGFELGYSMTNPNALVCWEAQFGDFNNTAQCIIDQFVSSGQAKWVRQSGLVMLLPHGMEGMGPEHSSARVERFLQMCSDDPDYFPPESDEFAIRQLHDINWIVANCSTPGNYFHLLRRQIALPFRKPLIVLTPKSLLRHPECRSNFSEMTDGTEFKRLIPDALTAENPNQVKRVIFCTGRVYYDLLKARRDRKLDNDIAISRIEQISPFPYDLVKAECAKYPNAELVWAQEEHKNQGCWTYVQPRFDTAINSTRDFSVQEEKLVQQKTGQGFNIPQGTFNSPTSGSAASKGRKVRISSRPLSYVGRPCGASTATGSKAQHLKELKNLLDDAMAL
- the LOC126561502 gene encoding 2-oxoglutarate dehydrogenase complex component E1 isoform X4, with amino-acid sequence MHRARTALHMVNPMGQQNFGAFLLKKPASKLTTELVAASSVKLYNSAAAEPFLNGSSSNYIDDMYNAWLRDPASVHASWDAYFRNNSYAAPPSLAPVPKNHVPAAQYLGSSLPAVAGGGVAVGGRIDDKLIDDHLAVQAIIRSYQIRGHNVARLDPLGINSADLDDKTPPELLYSSYRFVHQRILECVSNEDRQLLMGMKEADMERVFKLPSTTFIGGKEKFLPLREILGRLEKAYCNKIGVEFMFINSLEQCNWIRERFETPNIMTYTNDEKRLILARLTRATGFEAFLAKKFSSEKRFGLEGCEIMIPAMKEVIDVSTRLGVESIIMGMPHRGRLNVLANVCRKPLHQIFTQFAGLEAADDGSGDVKYHLGTYIERLNRVTNKNIRLAVVANPSHLEAVDPVVQGKTRAEQFYRGDGEGKKVMSILLHGDAAFCGQGVVFETMHLSDLPDYTTHGTIHIVVNNQIGFTTDPRHSRSSPYCTDVARVVNAPIFHVNGDDPEAVMHVCKVAAEWRATFHKDVIIDIVSYRRNGHNEIDEPMFTQPLMYKKIRGTKPALDIYANQLISEGVVTAEEVKSVKDKYEKICEEAFEQAKTETHIKYKDWIDSPWSGFFEGKDPLKVAPTGVIEETLVHIGNRFSSPPPNAAEFVIHKGLLRVLAARKEMLENKTIDWALAEAMAFGSLLKEGIHVRLSGQDVERGTFSHRHHVLHHQTVDKATYRPLCHLYPDQAPYTVCNSSLSEFGVLGFELGYSMTNPNALVCWEAQFGDFNNTAQCIIDQFVSSGQAKWVRQSGLVMLLPHGMEGMGPEHSSARVERFLQMCSDDPDYFPPESDEFAIRQLHDINWIVANCSTPGNYFHLLRRQIALPFRKPLIVLTPKSLLRHPECRSNFSEMTDGTEFKRLIPDALTAENPNQVKRVIFCTGRVYYDLLKARRDRKLDNDIAISRIEQISPFPYDLVKAECAKYPNAELVWAQEEHKNQGCWTYVQPRFDTAINSTRDFSYVGRPCGASTATGSKAQHLKELKNLLDDAMAL